The following proteins are encoded in a genomic region of Liolophura sinensis isolate JHLJ2023 chromosome 7, CUHK_Ljap_v2, whole genome shotgun sequence:
- the LOC135470582 gene encoding uncharacterized protein LOC135470582, producing the protein MKGFTVLAPVWLSLLIALPSASAQPCQFSCDQTIPACNQQPTNTQLLTCTCSVDETDLGTFCEIFNNVPDCCPCIVECGTTQLVSNMALTSSLNPSAAQFVAFIGTSARNQANFISSAFKKHR; encoded by the exons ATGAAAGg GTTCACAGTGCTTGCCCCTGTTTGGTTGTCTCTTTTGATTGCCCTTCCTTCGGCATCTGCCCAGCCTTGTCAGTTTTCTTGTGACCAAACAATTCCAGCCTGCAATCAACAGCCTACAAACACTCAGCTATTGACATGTACCTGTTCGGTTGATGAAACTGACTTGGGAACTTTTTGTGA AATATTTAACAACGTACCAGATTGCTGTCCCTGTATAGTTGAATGTGGCACAACACAGTTGGTGTCTAATATGGCCCTCACCTCGTCTCTGAACCCCAGTGCTGCACAGTTCGTAGCATTCATTGGAACTAGTGCTCGAAACCAAGCAAACTTCATTTCTTCTGCGTTCAAAAAG